In Phaeobacter gallaeciensis DSM 26640, a genomic segment contains:
- a CDS encoding NnrU family protein has translation MTNDWTGFALAMTMFTVSHFLPRLAGLRGRLIASLGRKIYFSVYGLLSLVLFGWVIVAAAQAPYVELWPPLDWTRWAPMLTMPVVFVLAVWGLGVDTPYTLGGNRNADPAQNVLGRAALSRHPLLLALLLWSLSHLLANGDLAHAIVFGGSLFLASAAILLFDAKATTALGPGAAAYFAHTALFSLKPIGDPNWRRHHLRGLCLRTAIGLLLWIGTLHLHEGVIGVSPLPY, from the coding sequence ATGACAAACGATTGGACCGGCTTTGCCCTCGCCATGACGATGTTCACCGTCAGTCACTTTCTTCCCCGGCTCGCCGGTCTGCGCGGGCGGCTGATCGCATCCCTGGGCCGCAAGATTTATTTCTCAGTCTACGGGCTCTTGTCGCTAGTACTGTTTGGCTGGGTGATCGTCGCGGCGGCGCAGGCGCCCTATGTCGAGCTTTGGCCGCCTCTCGATTGGACCCGCTGGGCGCCTATGCTGACCATGCCCGTGGTCTTTGTACTGGCCGTCTGGGGCTTAGGGGTGGACACACCCTACACGCTGGGAGGAAACCGCAACGCCGATCCGGCGCAGAATGTCCTTGGCCGAGCCGCGCTGAGCCGCCACCCGCTCTTGTTGGCTCTGCTGCTTTGGTCGTTGTCACATCTTCTAGCCAATGGCGATCTGGCTCATGCCATCGTCTTTGGCGGTTCCTTATTTCTTGCAAGCGCTGCGATCCTGCTCTTCGACGCCAAAGCAACAACTGCCTTGGGTCCGGGAGCGGCAGCATATTTCGCCCATACTGCGCTGTTTTCACTCAAGCCGATAGGTGATCCGAACTGGCGGCGACACCATCTGCGGGGTCTCTGTCTGCGCACTGCGATCGGTCTGCTGCTCTGGATCGGCACACTGCACCTGCACGAAGGGGTAATCGGCGTCTCGCCCCTGCCCTACTGA
- the speB gene encoding agmatinase: protein MPRFAGLPTFMRLPHVTLDDPIIDQVQLGLVGVPWDAGTTNRPGPRHGPRQLRDLSTMIRSGNPVTGISPFSMINCADLGDIAPNPVDIIDCMERISAFYAGLKSRGIFALTVGGDHLVSLPVLRGLTGGEPVGLIQFDSHTDLFDSYFGGNKYTHGTPFRRAIEEGLVDPKRMVQIGIRGTAYNTEDVEWGEAQGVRIIRIEEFFDRGVSDVMTEVREIVGDQPTYCTYDIDFVDPAFAPGTGTPEVGGPNSFQALQVVRELAGVQLVGADLVEVSPPFDTNGNTAWLGASILFELLCVSAGAISRR, encoded by the coding sequence ATGCCCCGGTTTGCCGGTTTGCCGACCTTTATGCGGCTACCACATGTGACCCTAGATGATCCGATCATTGATCAGGTTCAGCTGGGCTTGGTTGGAGTGCCTTGGGATGCCGGAACAACCAATCGACCGGGTCCGCGCCATGGTCCGCGACAGCTGCGTGACCTTTCGACCATGATCCGGTCTGGGAACCCAGTGACAGGCATCAGTCCTTTCTCGATGATCAATTGCGCAGACCTTGGCGATATCGCGCCCAACCCGGTCGATATCATCGACTGCATGGAGCGTATTAGTGCGTTCTACGCGGGTCTGAAATCTCGCGGTATCTTTGCGCTGACCGTCGGTGGTGATCACCTCGTTTCGTTGCCTGTCCTGCGAGGATTGACCGGTGGCGAGCCGGTGGGACTCATTCAGTTTGACAGCCATACCGACCTTTTCGACAGCTATTTTGGCGGAAACAAATATACTCATGGCACCCCCTTTCGCCGTGCAATCGAAGAGGGACTGGTTGATCCGAAGCGGATGGTGCAGATCGGCATCCGGGGCACGGCTTACAACACCGAAGATGTCGAGTGGGGGGAAGCACAGGGTGTGAGAATTATTCGAATTGAGGAGTTTTTTGATCGCGGTGTCTCGGATGTCATGACTGAAGTCCGAGAGATTGTCGGTGATCAGCCGACCTACTGCACATATGATATCGATTTCGTTGACCCGGCGTTCGCGCCTGGAACGGGGACACCTGAGGTTGGTGGACCGAATAGCTTTCAAGCCCTGCAGGTGGTACGTGAACTGGCGGGTGTTCAGCTTGTGGGCGCCGATCTGGTTGAGGTGTCCCCTCCGTTTGACACAAACGGAAATACCGCCTGGCTTGGGGCGTCGATCCTATTTGAGTTGCTCTGTGTCAGTGCTGGAGCGATTTCGCGACGATGA
- a CDS encoding cryptochrome/photolyase family protein, whose protein sequence is MTKQTTPQDSRESGRIILILGDQLSHDLPSLQAGDPQKDRLLMAEVAEEASYVPHHKKKLAFVFSAMRHFADELTAAGWNLQYVHLGDPDNSGSLIGELDQALEQFTAAEVLVTEPGEYRLKEALNRWSGPARLTMLDDSRFLASHDMFRSWAEGRKQLRMEYFYRDMRRKTGLLMQGDTPEGGKWNYDSENRKPAQNDMFMPKPVRCDPDRITQDVLELVEQRFPRNFGRLTPFWFAVTRVAALKALDHFIDAALPLFGDYQDAMLDGEPFLYHSLLSQYINIGLLNPLEVCRRAERAYYEGHAPLNAVEGFIRQIIGWREYMRGIYWLKMPGYTSENALGAGRDLPEFYWSGETNMACMAAAITQTRDEAYAHHIQRLMVTGNFAMLAGVDPHQVHEWYLSVYADAYEWVEAPNVIGMSQFADGGLLGSKPYAASGNYINKMSNYCTTCAYDVKQKTGPKACPFNPLYWDFLIRNREKLSKNPRLMQPYRTWDRMSADKQQEYLISAEKVLDSL, encoded by the coding sequence ATGACCAAGCAAACGACACCTCAAGACAGCCGTGAGTCAGGCCGGATCATTCTAATCTTGGGCGATCAACTGTCACATGATCTCCCTTCACTTCAAGCTGGGGACCCCCAAAAAGATCGCCTGTTGATGGCCGAGGTCGCAGAGGAGGCAAGCTATGTCCCTCATCACAAGAAGAAGCTCGCTTTTGTTTTTTCTGCCATGCGGCACTTTGCAGATGAGCTGACCGCTGCGGGCTGGAACCTGCAATATGTCCACTTGGGTGACCCAGACAATTCCGGCAGCCTTATAGGTGAATTGGACCAGGCTCTGGAGCAGTTCACCGCTGCCGAAGTGCTGGTGACTGAACCCGGCGAATATCGCCTCAAAGAAGCGCTGAACAGATGGTCCGGACCGGCCAGGCTGACCATGCTTGATGATAGCCGATTTCTGGCCAGCCACGACATGTTTCGCAGCTGGGCGGAGGGGCGCAAGCAGCTGCGCATGGAATATTTCTATCGCGACATGCGGCGCAAAACCGGCCTGTTGATGCAAGGTGATACCCCTGAGGGTGGTAAGTGGAACTATGATTCAGAGAACCGCAAACCAGCGCAGAACGATATGTTCATGCCCAAACCAGTGCGCTGCGATCCGGATCGTATCACGCAAGACGTATTGGAATTGGTGGAACAGAGGTTTCCCAGAAATTTCGGGCGGCTGACACCGTTTTGGTTCGCGGTCACCAGGGTAGCGGCTCTCAAAGCACTTGATCATTTTATCGACGCGGCGCTACCGCTATTTGGTGATTATCAGGATGCGATGCTGGACGGAGAACCGTTTCTCTATCACTCTCTGTTGTCTCAATACATCAATATCGGCTTGCTCAATCCGCTTGAGGTCTGCCGCCGGGCCGAACGCGCCTATTATGAGGGCCATGCTCCACTCAACGCCGTTGAAGGCTTCATTCGTCAGATTATCGGCTGGCGCGAGTACATGCGCGGGATCTACTGGCTGAAGATGCCTGGATACACCTCCGAAAATGCCCTCGGCGCAGGGCGAGATCTGCCGGAGTTTTATTGGAGCGGAGAGACCAATATGGCCTGCATGGCCGCCGCCATCACCCAAACCCGGGACGAAGCCTATGCCCATCATATTCAGCGCCTGATGGTTACCGGAAATTTCGCAATGCTGGCAGGGGTAGACCCGCATCAGGTCCACGAATGGTATCTGTCCGTCTATGCCGACGCCTATGAATGGGTCGAAGCCCCAAATGTCATCGGTATGAGCCAATTCGCCGATGGTGGCCTCTTAGGCTCCAAACCCTATGCCGCCAGCGGCAATTATATCAACAAGATGTCGAACTACTGCACGACATGTGCCTACGACGTAAAACAGAAAACCGGCCCCAAGGCCTGCCCGTTCAATCCGCTTTATTGGGATTTCCTGATCCGAAACCGTGAGAAACTATCAAAGAACCCCCGCTTGATGCAGCCCTATCGAACCTGGGACAGAATGTCCGCGGACAAGCAACAAGAGTACCTCATAAGCGCGGAGAAGGTTCTGGATAGTCTCTAA
- a CDS encoding arginase family protein, translating to MSDPHLNAMMENLYWWGIPTLFRCPNLPVDGQDIALVGVPHSAGNGTTERDQHLGPRALRNVSSVQRRMHSGFQLDPWSAAKIVDLGDVPFPKANDNEDCIDQITNFYQQIDKAGVRPVSVGGDHSITGGIVQALGRGKITNGEPVCFLHLDAHTDVFTKVDHFLGAKKSAAHWGAYLADQGKVDPAHSMQIGIRGHARTLDWLQPSYEYGYNVVTMKEYRRRGLADVVGQITEVLAGRPVYITFDLDCLDPTIAPGVSNIEAGEKGFDIDEAVGLLHAVRGMNIVGGDIVCMMPTKDSPNQITALTAGAIMFEIISMIAENNLSRREA from the coding sequence ATGTCGGATCCGCATCTGAATGCGATGATGGAAAACCTCTATTGGTGGGGTATTCCGACCTTATTCCGTTGTCCAAACCTACCCGTGGATGGTCAGGATATTGCGCTGGTTGGCGTGCCCCACTCTGCAGGTAACGGAACCACGGAGCGTGATCAGCATCTCGGTCCGCGCGCCCTTCGCAATGTGTCATCGGTGCAGCGGCGTATGCACAGTGGCTTTCAACTGGATCCCTGGAGTGCTGCTAAGATTGTTGATCTGGGCGATGTCCCGTTTCCAAAGGCCAACGATAATGAGGACTGTATTGATCAGATCACCAATTTCTATCAGCAGATCGATAAGGCTGGTGTGCGGCCAGTCTCTGTGGGTGGGGATCATTCGATCACCGGGGGGATCGTTCAGGCGCTTGGGCGTGGAAAGATCACAAACGGTGAGCCGGTTTGCTTTCTGCATCTCGATGCCCACACCGATGTCTTCACCAAAGTGGACCACTTCTTGGGAGCGAAGAAGTCTGCAGCCCATTGGGGGGCTTATCTGGCAGATCAGGGTAAGGTTGATCCAGCCCATTCCATGCAGATCGGCATAAGAGGCCATGCCCGGACGCTCGACTGGCTGCAGCCATCCTATGAATACGGCTACAATGTTGTGACGATGAAAGAGTACAGGAGGCGAGGTCTGGCTGACGTTGTGGGGCAGATTACCGAAGTACTGGCTGGTCGCCCCGTCTATATTACATTCGATCTGGACTGTCTGGACCCGACGATTGCACCGGGGGTTTCCAATATCGAGGCTGGTGAGAAGGGTTTCGACATTGATGAAGCCGTGGGTTTGCTACATGCGGTGCGTGGAATGAATATTGTCGGCGGGGATATCGTTTGCATGATGCCAACCAAAGATAGCCCCAATCAAATAACAGCACTGACTGCCGGCGCCATCATGTTCGAAATCATATCAATGATAGCTGAAAATAATTTATCTAGAAGAGAGGCTTAG
- a CDS encoding error-prone DNA polymerase, producing the protein MIEVNRTHRPVEAFQRDMLAKRIDAPDYAELCVTTNFTFLTGASHPEELIVRAAELGLSALAITDHNSLAGVVRAWSALKELKRDPQGALEIRSQHQVDSSSRQEIGHTSALPKPTTPTFPKLIVGCRLIVQNCAVDWIALPCDRSAYKRLTRLLTLGKRRAEKGQCVLYAEDMIAACKGMILIALPKETLSNAASDIQKIGRQFPNHVFLGAAPRYDGSDQAYLTACAKLAQATCAPMVAVGDVLMHRANRRQLADVLTCMRENINIDDIGTRALPNAERRLKACADMARIFRDHPAALRRTAEIASRCNFDLSELSYEYPHEEAEGETPQDRLERLAQEGLKRRYPDGPPDRAIKLMEKELSAVKDLEFPAYFLTVHDIVQFAKSKGILCQGRGSAANSILCYLLGITDVSPDMIAMVFERFVSKHRGEPPDIDVDFEHERREEVIQWIYQKYGRHRAGLCATVIHFRTRAAIREVGKVMGLSQDVTAGLSGQIWGMSNGSVDLERIRELGLNLEDRRLMQTIRLIGEIIGFPRHLSQHVGGFVITSGRLDELAPIENAAMEDRTVICWDKDDIDALGILKVDILALGMLTCIRKAFALMQQHENITPSIATIPQKDEATYDMLCAADAVGVFQVESRAQMNFLPRMRPRKFYDLVIEVAIVRPGPIQGDMVRPYIRRRNGLEEPDPFGPELEQVTRRTEGVPLFQEQALQIAVVGAGFSAEEADHLRRSLASFRRMGTIGKYRDKFIAGMLNNNYSREIAERCFGQIEGFADYGFPESHAAAFAMLAYVSAWLKCHHPAIFACALLNSQPMGFYAPAQIVRDVRDHGIEVRPICVNQSQWDNSLERRPDGTLALRLGFRQIKGFKEDDAGWIIAARGNGYIDPEHLWLRAGLAPIALERLAEADAFSSMRISRRDALWQVKSITTPAPLPLFNDQLDGEAINEPDVMLPRMHLGEEVVEDYVSMRLSLRAHPMELLRPALPGLTCNDQLIKAPLQRVSVGGLVITRQRPGTASGVIFLTLEDETGVCNVVVWKKIYERFRRIVMGGRLLCITGYLQREGAIVHVIAQDIQDESVRLSELGHPLDDAIQSEGPRADDTPKRTRYPARAMHPRDQAKRLFPSRDFH; encoded by the coding sequence ATGATTGAAGTGAACAGAACCCACCGTCCTGTCGAAGCATTCCAGCGCGATATGTTGGCCAAACGCATTGATGCGCCGGATTATGCGGAGCTATGTGTCACCACGAATTTCACCTTTTTAACCGGTGCCTCCCACCCCGAAGAACTTATCGTACGGGCGGCAGAGTTGGGCCTCTCGGCACTTGCGATTACAGACCACAACTCACTTGCGGGGGTTGTTCGTGCCTGGAGTGCGCTAAAAGAACTGAAGCGCGATCCTCAGGGCGCATTGGAGATCCGATCACAGCACCAGGTCGACTCGTCGTCCCGGCAAGAGATCGGGCATACATCCGCTCTCCCCAAACCCACGACACCCACCTTCCCAAAGCTCATCGTTGGCTGCCGTCTGATAGTACAGAATTGTGCTGTGGATTGGATCGCCCTGCCCTGTGATCGTTCTGCCTACAAAAGACTGACACGTCTGCTCACCCTAGGAAAACGGCGCGCCGAAAAAGGCCAATGTGTGCTTTACGCTGAGGACATGATTGCCGCGTGCAAGGGTATGATTTTGATTGCCTTACCCAAAGAGACGTTGAGCAACGCTGCTTCGGATATTCAGAAGATCGGAAGGCAATTTCCGAACCATGTGTTCCTAGGCGCGGCCCCTCGTTATGACGGAAGCGATCAGGCTTATCTGACGGCTTGTGCAAAATTAGCACAGGCAACATGTGCTCCAATGGTTGCCGTCGGCGATGTACTGATGCATCGGGCCAACCGTAGGCAACTTGCAGATGTGCTGACCTGCATGCGTGAAAATATCAACATTGACGACATCGGGACCCGGGCTTTGCCCAACGCGGAGCGCCGCCTGAAGGCCTGTGCCGATATGGCACGCATTTTTCGAGATCATCCTGCCGCACTACGTCGCACTGCGGAGATTGCCAGCAGATGTAATTTCGATCTGAGCGAGCTGTCCTATGAATACCCTCATGAGGAGGCCGAAGGGGAAACACCACAGGACCGTTTGGAGCGCCTCGCACAAGAAGGGTTAAAGCGGCGCTATCCGGATGGCCCGCCGGATCGCGCAATAAAGCTGATGGAAAAAGAACTTTCAGCAGTCAAAGATCTCGAATTTCCAGCCTATTTTCTGACCGTTCATGACATCGTGCAATTCGCCAAGTCCAAAGGCATACTTTGCCAAGGGCGCGGGTCTGCGGCCAATTCCATCCTTTGCTATCTCTTAGGTATTACAGATGTCAGCCCCGATATGATCGCCATGGTTTTTGAGCGCTTTGTCTCAAAACACCGAGGAGAGCCACCAGACATTGATGTGGATTTCGAACATGAGCGGCGCGAAGAGGTCATCCAGTGGATTTACCAGAAATACGGTCGCCATCGTGCGGGCCTCTGCGCGACAGTTATTCACTTTCGCACACGGGCCGCCATTCGCGAAGTTGGAAAGGTGATGGGGCTTAGCCAAGATGTAACGGCAGGTCTGTCAGGACAGATTTGGGGCATGAGCAATGGCAGTGTCGATCTGGAGCGCATCCGGGAATTGGGGCTCAATCTTGAAGACCGCCGCCTGATGCAGACCATTCGCCTGATCGGCGAAATCATCGGTTTCCCGCGCCATCTTTCCCAGCACGTGGGTGGTTTTGTCATAACAAGCGGACGGCTGGATGAACTGGCTCCGATTGAGAATGCCGCAATGGAAGATCGCACGGTCATCTGTTGGGACAAAGATGATATCGACGCACTGGGCATTCTTAAGGTGGATATCCTTGCATTGGGCATGCTCACCTGTATTCGCAAGGCATTTGCCTTGATGCAGCAACATGAGAACATAACCCCCAGTATCGCGACCATCCCACAGAAAGATGAAGCAACATATGATATGCTCTGTGCAGCGGATGCGGTGGGGGTATTTCAGGTCGAAAGCCGGGCACAGATGAACTTTTTACCCCGGATGCGCCCGCGCAAGTTCTATGATCTGGTTATTGAAGTCGCCATCGTCCGCCCCGGCCCCATTCAGGGAGATATGGTCAGACCTTATATCCGAAGGCGGAACGGTTTGGAGGAACCAGATCCCTTCGGACCTGAACTCGAACAGGTTACAAGACGCACCGAGGGGGTGCCCCTGTTTCAGGAGCAAGCCTTGCAAATTGCGGTTGTTGGCGCGGGTTTTTCCGCGGAAGAGGCCGACCATCTGCGCAGATCTCTCGCCTCGTTTCGACGTATGGGAACGATCGGCAAATATCGCGACAAGTTCATCGCAGGCATGCTCAACAACAATTACAGCAGAGAAATCGCAGAACGATGTTTCGGTCAAATCGAAGGATTTGCCGATTACGGCTTCCCGGAAAGCCATGCCGCAGCCTTCGCCATGCTGGCCTATGTTTCAGCTTGGTTGAAATGTCATCATCCGGCCATTTTTGCCTGTGCTCTGCTCAACTCCCAGCCCATGGGCTTCTATGCACCGGCACAGATTGTCCGTGATGTGCGCGACCATGGCATCGAGGTGCGCCCGATCTGTGTAAACCAGTCCCAATGGGACAACTCACTCGAACGCCGCCCGGATGGCACCTTGGCTCTACGTCTGGGATTTCGCCAGATTAAAGGCTTCAAGGAAGATGACGCAGGCTGGATCATTGCAGCGCGCGGGAATGGCTATATTGATCCCGAACATCTCTGGCTACGTGCAGGCCTGGCGCCTATAGCACTGGAACGTTTGGCAGAAGCCGATGCCTTTTCGTCGATGAGAATCTCGCGGCGGGACGCACTTTGGCAGGTGAAGTCCATCACGACACCAGCACCATTACCTCTGTTCAACGATCAATTGGACGGCGAGGCCATTAACGAACCGGATGTCATGCTGCCAAGAATGCACCTAGGGGAAGAAGTCGTCGAAGATTATGTGTCCATGCGCCTGAGTTTGCGGGCACACCCGATGGAGCTGCTACGCCCAGCTCTTCCAGGTCTGACCTGCAACGACCAACTGATAAAGGCTCCCCTGCAACGTGTCTCGGTAGGCGGCCTTGTCATTACGAGGCAACGACCCGGAACTGCTTCTGGCGTGATATTTTTGACCCTTGAAGACGAAACAGGCGTTTGCAACGTCGTGGTCTGGAAAAAAATTTACGAGCGTTTTCGACGCATTGTCATGGGTGGGCGCCTCTTATGCATCACGGGTTATCTTCAGCGCGAGGGCGCCATCGTCCATGTTATCGCTCAAGATATCCAAGACGAATCTGTCAGGTTATCAGAGCTTGGCCACCCATTAGATGACGCTATTCAGTCCGAGGGGCCCCGCGCAGACGACACGCCTAAACGAACCAGATATCCTGCCCGTGCGATGCATCCGAGAGATCAGGCCAAGCGGCTTTTCCCCAGTCGGGATTTTCATTAG
- a CDS encoding Y-family DNA polymerase, whose amino-acid sequence MFDGIARRVVSIWFHRFASDRFLRQYPLSGPFALTIKHSNTNRLYCLNAEATRQGLHQGMAHSDARAFCPDLQTAEADIYRDQQFLLTLRRWATRYCPWVGLEGRDGLVLDISGSSHLFGGETGMLNAIRSGLMRAGLSTQIGLADTRGAAWALAHYGEGQAATGDMLPALQHLPVAALRLDEKTTTALVRVGLRKIGDLATTPRAPLARRFGTNVLMRLDQALGHQAEEITPLAAPPHYGVRMTLPEPIGLLSDVMAGTERLLTQLCAKLKTHEMGARVFVITLRRVDLDQQEVELRLARPLHDPQRILPLFEKGVAEIDAGFGIDQLRLEATQTEALPTQQMSHVASDGDDRLEDLITRIGTRIGLENIQRFLPADSHIPERSFIVSPAAYSHAASGWMCKNPRPLCLFPPEPIAGKGPYPPNHFRWRRISLTTGHMIGPERITPEWWLEDDNWRSGMRDYWRVETMQGRRLWLFYTPQNPGWFVQGEFA is encoded by the coding sequence ATGTTCGATGGAATCGCGCGTCGCGTCGTGTCGATATGGTTTCACCGGTTCGCGAGTGACCGGTTTCTTCGGCAGTACCCACTGTCCGGTCCTTTTGCGCTTACGATCAAACACAGCAACACAAACCGCCTCTATTGCCTCAATGCAGAAGCCACGCGACAAGGTTTGCATCAGGGCATGGCCCACTCAGATGCCCGTGCCTTTTGTCCAGACCTTCAAACAGCAGAAGCGGACATTTACCGGGACCAACAGTTTTTGCTGACCCTCCGCCGCTGGGCCACCCGCTATTGCCCGTGGGTGGGCCTAGAGGGGCGCGATGGTTTAGTGCTCGATATCAGTGGATCCTCCCACCTTTTCGGGGGGGAGACCGGTATGTTGAATGCTATACGCAGCGGTTTGATGCGGGCCGGTCTATCGACGCAAATTGGCTTGGCTGATACGCGCGGGGCGGCTTGGGCCCTGGCGCATTACGGCGAGGGGCAGGCTGCGACCGGAGATATGTTGCCCGCTCTTCAGCACCTGCCCGTTGCAGCCCTGCGTCTTGATGAGAAAACAACAACAGCGCTGGTCAGAGTGGGCCTGCGTAAGATTGGAGATCTCGCAACAACGCCTCGTGCTCCGCTGGCCCGCCGTTTTGGAACCAATGTTTTGATGAGGCTTGATCAGGCTTTAGGCCACCAAGCTGAAGAAATCACTCCACTGGCAGCTCCACCTCACTACGGCGTCCGTATGACATTGCCAGAGCCAATCGGTCTTCTCAGTGATGTCATGGCTGGCACAGAAAGATTGCTGACACAGCTCTGCGCCAAATTGAAAACCCATGAAATGGGTGCACGCGTCTTTGTCATTACACTGCGGCGCGTAGATCTAGATCAACAAGAGGTGGAATTACGTCTGGCTCGCCCTTTGCATGATCCCCAAAGGATCCTCCCCCTGTTCGAAAAGGGAGTGGCTGAAATTGATGCAGGCTTTGGCATTGATCAACTGCGCCTCGAAGCAACCCAGACAGAAGCCTTGCCGACGCAACAAATGTCTCACGTCGCAAGTGACGGGGACGACCGATTAGAGGACCTGATCACGCGGATCGGAACACGGATCGGACTTGAGAACATTCAGCGCTTTCTCCCAGCTGACAGCCATATTCCAGAGCGAAGTTTCATCGTTTCACCGGCGGCCTATTCACACGCAGCCAGTGGCTGGATGTGTAAGAACCCACGCCCGCTCTGCCTATTTCCACCCGAACCGATTGCGGGCAAGGGCCCCTATCCCCCAAACCATTTCCGTTGGCGCCGGATTTCATTGACCACAGGCCACATGATCGGCCCTGAACGCATCACTCCCGAATGGTGGCTGGAAGACGACAATTGGCGGTCCGGTATGCGCGATTATTGGCGAGTGGAAACGATGCAGGGAAGGCGTCTCTGGCTATTTTATACGCCTCAGAACCCTGGCTGGTTCGTTCAGGGAGAATTCGCATGA
- the hemN gene encoding oxygen-independent coproporphyrinogen III oxidase: MKQIDRLRALGLFDSRVPRYTSYPTAPVFSTAVAAAFQKAQLTALDPAVPVSVYIHVPFCERLCWFCACRTQGTQTLSPVESYIGTVEKELSLIAETLPEGLQMGRLHWGGGTPTILPPALIHRLAQSIKSAIPPTADWEFSVEIDPTMVDRDKIDALAKEGMNRASIGIQDFDPEVQTAIGRIQPFDVTAACVADLRAAGIHSLNTDLVYGLPHQDAARISDTVDKVLTLAPDRVALFGYAHVPWVAKRQKLIDDTALPGDETRYHLAELAAKKFQTAGFSSIGIDHFARPQDGLNLARNSGHLRRNFQGYTDDHCPTLIGVGASSISRFDGGYVQNAAATAAYIQRIEAGDLAGARGHQLTPIDKMRARAIEMLMCDFRLDRSELQHRFGRQTQQLTADLTAVTATYGDLVTLTDDALTIEPEGRALTRIIASAFDAHKPEGVRYSQAS; the protein is encoded by the coding sequence ATGAAACAGATTGACCGCCTTCGCGCGCTGGGACTTTTTGACAGCCGCGTGCCCCGCTACACGTCCTACCCCACCGCGCCCGTGTTCAGCACGGCGGTGGCTGCTGCCTTCCAAAAAGCCCAATTGACGGCGCTGGATCCTGCAGTCCCTGTCTCGGTCTATATCCATGTCCCATTTTGCGAGCGGTTGTGCTGGTTCTGTGCCTGCCGAACCCAGGGCACGCAAACCCTTAGTCCCGTGGAAAGCTATATCGGCACTGTCGAAAAAGAGCTTTCCCTGATCGCTGAAACTCTACCCGAAGGGCTGCAAATGGGCCGTCTGCACTGGGGCGGCGGCACACCAACAATCCTGCCTCCAGCCCTCATCCACCGACTGGCCCAATCAATAAAATCTGCAATCCCTCCGACGGCTGATTGGGAATTCTCGGTCGAGATTGACCCCACAATGGTGGATCGCGACAAAATCGATGCGCTTGCGAAAGAAGGTATGAACCGTGCAAGCATCGGCATTCAGGATTTTGATCCGGAAGTGCAGACCGCCATTGGACGGATCCAGCCTTTTGACGTAACTGCCGCCTGCGTTGCGGATCTGCGTGCCGCAGGCATTCACTCATTGAATACCGATCTTGTCTACGGCCTGCCGCATCAGGATGCCGCGCGTATTTCAGATACTGTAGACAAGGTGCTGACATTGGCGCCGGACCGGGTCGCTCTTTTTGGATATGCCCATGTCCCATGGGTGGCCAAACGGCAGAAGCTGATTGATGATACCGCCCTGCCTGGTGATGAGACACGGTATCATCTGGCAGAACTGGCCGCCAAAAAATTCCAAACTGCCGGATTTTCGAGTATCGGCATCGACCATTTTGCACGACCGCAGGATGGATTGAATTTGGCCCGCAATAGCGGACATCTGCGGCGAAACTTCCAAGGTTACACAGATGATCATTGCCCGACACTGATCGGTGTCGGGGCCTCCTCAATCTCGCGCTTCGACGGGGGCTACGTGCAAAATGCAGCAGCCACCGCTGCATATATTCAAAGGATCGAGGCAGGTGATCTGGCCGGGGCACGCGGTCATCAGCTCACTCCGATCGACAAGATGCGCGCCCGGGCCATCGAGATGCTGATGTGCGACTTCCGTTTGGACCGTAGCGAACTGCAGCATCGGTTCGGGCGACAGACCCAACAGCTGACCGCAGATCTGACAGCCGTTACGGCGACCTATGGCGATCTGGTCACATTGACGGATGATGCCCTAACTATTGAGCCCGAAGGCCGCGCGCTGACCCGGATTATTGCCAGCGCGTTTGATGCCCATAAACCGGAGGGCGTGCGCTATAGCCAAGCCTCCTGA